In the Thermodesulfobacteriota bacterium genome, ATATAATAACAAGTGAAAAAGAGCTAGAGTCCATTGTGGAAGCGCCTTTAGTCTATCTAATTGAAGGCATGTCCCCTGATGAATCCAAGAAGCTTCTTACTCTTTTTTGCGGCGTCGGGTTCTATGCACTAATTGAGGCACAGAAAGCTCTTGAGGATTTTAAAATAAATGACGCCCGTGAAGCCCTATTTAAGGCAATATTCTATAACTCAATTGCTGTACTGAGAATGGCCCGTACAACTGGTGATACAAAACTTGAAGCAACCGCCGCGGAGCTATATGAAAAAGCAGTAATCCAGCCCATAGGAAAAGCGAGTGAGCGCGTAAGAAAAGAATTTACAAGCTCTATTGATGAATACTTAAAAGAGAAGGGACTTTCTGATGATTAGTTATTCTATAGATTTTTTTCGATATGCTTTGAAATACTTTTAATAGTATCAAATACATCTGCAGTAAGTTCATCTTCATCAAGATGGACCTTAAATTCCTGCTCCAAAGCTACTACTAGCTCTAAAGTAGCCACGGAATCAAGGCCGACCCCATATTCAATAAGTTCAGAATCAAGCGTAAGCTCATCTGAGTCTATGCCCTTAAGAGCATTTTCAATGAGAACCTTTTTTACCCTATCTTCCGTTTTCATATGAGATCCTATTTTAATTGTTCTCTTAAAACTTTACCAGTTGGGCTTCTTGGAAGCTCGTTTCTAAACTCTATAAGTGAAGGAATTTTGTAATCCGAAATTTTTCCTCTGCAAAAGCTTATTATATCTTTTGTCTCAAGACTTTTTTCAGAAACAATCACGGCTTTTACAATCTCGCCGCCCTTTCCATCTTCTACCCCAAGCACTGCAGCTTCTTTAACTCTATCATGCTCTAAGAGTAAGTTTTCTAGCTCTACCGGATCAACTTTGTTTCCGCTGATATTTATAAAGAGCTTTTTGCGGCCCACTATATATATGTAGCCTTCGCTATCAATTCGCCCAAGATCACCAGTGAAATAGTATCCGTCTCTAAACACTTCTTTAGTTTCCTCAGGCAATCCGTAGTAGCCGCTTGTGGTCATTGAAGGGCTTTTAACTGCTATTTCCCCGACCTCGTCTACTCCAAGCTCTTTTGAGTTCTCATCTAATATTTTAACCACTACATTTACAACCGGTCTTCCAACTGAGCTATAAGTGCTTTGAATATCTTCGCTCAGGTTAATCGATATCACGCCTGTCTCGCTCGAGCCGTAGAGCTGACGGGTATATATCCCAAACTGCTTGTAAAAAGAGTTAAAAGTAGCCTCTGGCAGCGGTGCTCCTGCAGATATAACTAGCTTGAGTGAAG is a window encoding:
- a CDS encoding phosphopantetheine-binding protein — its product is MKTEDRVKKVLIENALKGIDSDELTLDSELIEYGVGLDSVATLELVVALEQEFKVHLDEDELTADVFDTIKSISKHIEKNL